The Vibrio nitrifigilis genome window below encodes:
- a CDS encoding AAA domain-containing protein, giving the protein MELRSVLTDLRKFVEDEHRANYEKLYEIWEKPLTQKLTKGESQQIRYVRKEGKNHLFVTLGQNESRFREGDMICLHLGEPSRKRHVQQGTIEAENEDEWLVRVHQIDDEMLQEISSGCYADPDTMDLKPFYDKALDEIAESKRGREIVLPLLADKLDTGLIFEEDYDEAADFAEECGLNEHQADAVGKAVAAKYLACIQGPPGTGKTKVISLIAKLLVERGQRVFMTSHTHMAINNALNKIAGENVPVIKVGARGCTKGLDKSVKHFEYGDDWKNKPDSGYVIGATPFATCSARLEQYDFDTVIFDEASQITLPLAIMAMRKAKRFIFVGDHKQLPPVVLSASVLDDCSIFSRMVSGNPDVSVMLSQTYRMCHALSRWPSQIYYSGRLVSAGPNATRTFNLPSQPQKYAEVLSTESPFVFIKSPAINARNVNRLEAELVVELIETAIESGLSASDIGVVTPFRSHAKALKSQLADRKGIFSSKTIVTDTVERMQGQEREMIIISLCSTDPQYISAIAEFFFQAERLNVAITRPQTKLILVGPEISSSFLQESNDELLLKRVEEYRSLINSGYKYNN; this is encoded by the coding sequence ATGGAATTACGAAGTGTTCTAACTGATTTGAGAAAGTTTGTTGAAGATGAACATAGAGCAAACTATGAAAAGCTGTATGAAATCTGGGAGAAACCGCTCACCCAAAAACTTACAAAAGGTGAGTCTCAACAAATTCGTTATGTCCGAAAAGAAGGTAAAAATCACCTGTTTGTTACTTTGGGCCAAAATGAGTCGAGATTTCGTGAAGGGGACATGATATGCCTTCATTTGGGAGAGCCGAGCAGAAAGAGGCATGTACAGCAAGGTACCATCGAAGCAGAAAATGAAGATGAGTGGTTGGTTCGAGTTCATCAAATAGATGATGAAATGCTTCAGGAGATTAGTTCCGGTTGTTATGCTGATCCAGACACGATGGATCTAAAACCATTTTATGATAAGGCATTGGATGAAATAGCCGAATCCAAGCGAGGAAGGGAAATAGTACTACCGTTGCTGGCAGATAAGTTGGATACAGGTTTGATCTTTGAAGAGGATTACGATGAAGCCGCTGACTTTGCCGAAGAGTGTGGTTTAAATGAGCATCAAGCGGATGCTGTGGGTAAGGCTGTTGCCGCTAAGTACCTAGCTTGTATACAAGGGCCTCCCGGGACCGGAAAAACGAAAGTAATCAGTCTGATTGCAAAGCTATTGGTAGAGCGAGGTCAACGAGTATTTATGACGTCACATACTCACATGGCAATAAACAATGCCCTTAATAAGATTGCTGGTGAAAACGTTCCAGTGATCAAAGTAGGAGCAAGAGGGTGTACTAAGGGCCTTGATAAGAGTGTTAAGCATTTTGAATATGGCGATGATTGGAAGAACAAACCGGATTCTGGGTACGTAATTGGTGCAACTCCTTTTGCAACGTGTAGTGCAAGGTTAGAGCAATATGACTTCGATACAGTCATTTTCGATGAAGCAAGTCAAATCACTCTTCCATTAGCAATTATGGCAATGAGAAAAGCGAAGCGATTTATATTTGTTGGTGACCACAAGCAATTACCTCCAGTAGTACTTTCGGCCTCCGTTCTGGATGATTGCTCCATCTTTTCGCGGATGGTATCTGGTAACCCCGATGTTTCAGTGATGCTTAGTCAAACATACCGTATGTGTCACGCGCTATCTAGATGGCCTAGTCAAATTTATTATTCTGGGCGTTTAGTCTCGGCTGGCCCCAATGCTACACGCACTTTCAATCTGCCTAGTCAGCCTCAAAAGTATGCTGAAGTCTTATCTACTGAATCTCCTTTTGTGTTTATTAAGTCTCCCGCAATAAATGCGCGAAATGTCAATAGGCTTGAAGCTGAACTAGTAGTTGAGCTTATTGAAACTGCAATTGAATCAGGATTGAGTGCTAGTGATATAGGTGTAGTAACGCCATTTAGGAGCCATGCTAAAGCTTTGAAATCTCAACTAGCAGATAGGAAAGGTATTTTTTCTTCGAAGACTATTGTTACTGATACAGTTGAAAGAATGCAGGGGCAAGAAAGAGAAATGATCATTATTTCTCTTTGTTCCACAGATCCTCAGTATATAAGTGCTATCGCTGAATTCTTTTTTCAAGCTGAACGTTTAAATGTAGCGATAACTCGTCCACAAACAAAACTAATATTAGTTGGTCCTGAAATCTCCAGTTCTTTTCTCCAAGAGTCAAATGATGAGCTCTTACTCAAAAGAGTTGAGGAATATCGTTCTTTAATTAACTCAGGATATAAATATAATAACTAG
- the hipB gene encoding type II toxin-antitoxin system antitoxin HipB → MIYSPQQLANQLKLIRTKHSLSQSELAERVGIKQSTLSNFENHPDTTQLKTVFKIIQALELQLTVSDKEQKHTITDPSGEVW, encoded by the coding sequence ATGATTTATAGCCCGCAACAATTGGCCAATCAATTAAAGCTTATTCGCACTAAACATTCGCTGAGCCAATCTGAGCTTGCGGAAAGGGTCGGCATCAAGCAATCCACCTTATCCAATTTTGAAAATCACCCAGACACAACGCAGTTAAAGACAGTCTTCAAAATCATTCAGGCATTGGAGTTACAACTCACTGTTAGTGATAAAGAACAAAAACATACCATTACAGATCCTTCTGGTGAGGTTTGGTAA
- a CDS encoding UvrD-helicase domain-containing protein, producing the protein MAKMESITGLDRKVRRHFKKVLSRLSDEFIVREPLLDESKIASIVLEGPCRSWLMIGWHEKRPNETELAKWRRFNSALLSKGYQSIKYLAVVEEDLKHKTTSEKQADRFIHILDQKSFYIDGEKNIVDLLTESPVEQYNWVKKTIFPESAIHSQCTTRRSVSKVDNRASLQQFFLDYDQELATRFDMLEQVDSSEERQDDVSVRLINGVAGSGKTLILINRAIAFCKKHPDKKALLVIHNKPVTSDIKHRFEEWLGGAPSNLKIETFHQFALNQQKKVSNNWRLTPLFGDKAIEPLRAQILCDTNESYTQLKLTDGQIWSELEYINEYLIKDENEYLEYERQGRGFALQKSQRVHIWKLYEMVVQTMSSPKGYLPSLYVKDLALLKDTTGLAKFDHILVDEAQFFAPSWLQLVKMSLISNGAIFLCADPNQGFLKSRLSWKSVGFNVRGRTKRLNYSYRTTYEIMVAANTLIEGIEDDTDDFVKPDLEKMDRGVKPQIIYSHTLQDEKTRFLNELSECCRSDDIPLQQVMVLCSGSYSPWSLKRDIENTLGKGTVVNYNDWKDIKDNIGGKIRLMSINSCTGMESGVTFVLGAGELMNQAKNIDLDDTERELVQQESLRKLYVAMTRAGQRLALFSTEKLPERVHEHVEVSGASLD; encoded by the coding sequence ATGGCAAAGATGGAATCAATTACGGGCTTAGATCGTAAGGTTAGAAGGCATTTTAAAAAAGTTCTAAGTAGATTGTCAGACGAATTCATTGTCCGAGAACCATTACTGGATGAATCAAAAATTGCATCAATCGTACTGGAAGGGCCTTGTAGAAGTTGGTTGATGATTGGTTGGCACGAAAAGCGGCCAAATGAAACTGAGCTTGCTAAATGGAGGCGATTCAATTCAGCTTTACTGTCTAAGGGATATCAATCAATCAAGTATCTTGCAGTAGTTGAAGAAGATTTGAAACACAAGACAACAAGTGAGAAACAGGCTGATAGATTCATCCATATCCTCGACCAAAAGAGCTTTTACATAGACGGTGAGAAGAATATTGTTGACCTTTTGACAGAATCTCCGGTTGAACAGTACAACTGGGTAAAAAAGACAATTTTCCCTGAGTCAGCAATCCATTCGCAATGTACGACGAGGAGGAGCGTTTCAAAAGTAGATAATAGAGCTAGTCTACAACAGTTTTTCTTAGATTATGATCAAGAATTGGCAACTCGTTTTGACATGCTTGAACAAGTTGATTCTAGCGAAGAACGTCAAGATGATGTCTCTGTAAGACTGATTAATGGGGTTGCTGGTAGTGGGAAAACATTGATCTTGATAAATCGTGCTATAGCATTTTGTAAAAAGCACCCCGATAAGAAAGCATTACTCGTTATTCATAACAAGCCGGTCACTTCAGATATTAAGCATAGATTTGAAGAATGGTTAGGCGGAGCCCCTTCGAACCTGAAGATCGAGACATTTCATCAATTTGCGCTCAATCAACAGAAGAAAGTTTCTAACAATTGGAGGCTCACCCCATTATTTGGCGACAAAGCTATAGAGCCCCTTCGTGCCCAAATCCTTTGTGATACCAATGAGAGTTACACTCAATTGAAGTTAACTGATGGGCAGATCTGGTCTGAGTTAGAGTACATCAATGAATATCTGATAAAAGATGAGAATGAATATTTAGAGTATGAAAGACAAGGCAGAGGATTTGCTCTTCAGAAGTCCCAGCGTGTGCATATTTGGAAACTCTACGAGATGGTAGTTCAGACAATGTCTAGTCCTAAAGGATATTTACCAAGCCTTTATGTTAAGGACTTAGCTTTACTCAAAGATACCACTGGGTTGGCAAAGTTTGATCATATTTTGGTCGATGAGGCTCAGTTCTTTGCGCCTTCTTGGCTCCAACTAGTTAAGATGTCGTTAATTTCAAACGGTGCAATATTTCTGTGTGCAGACCCTAACCAAGGCTTTCTAAAGAGTCGATTGAGCTGGAAAAGTGTTGGTTTCAATGTTCGAGGTCGAACAAAACGGCTCAATTATTCATATCGCACCACTTATGAAATTATGGTCGCAGCGAATACATTGATCGAAGGTATTGAAGATGACACTGATGATTTTGTAAAGCCGGATTTAGAAAAAATGGATAGAGGGGTAAAACCTCAGATAATCTATAGTCATACTCTTCAAGATGAAAAGACACGTTTTTTAAATGAGTTAAGTGAATGTTGTAGATCCGACGATATACCTCTTCAGCAAGTCATGGTGCTTTGCAGTGGTAGCTATAGTCCTTGGAGCCTTAAACGCGATATTGAGAACACTCTAGGTAAAGGAACTGTGGTTAATTACAATGACTGGAAAGATATTAAAGATAATATTGGTGGGAAAATCCGACTTATGAGTATTAACAGCTGTACAGGAATGGAATCAGGAGTGACATTCGTTCTTGGGGCAGGTGAGCTGATGAATCAAGCCAAGAATATTGATTTAGATGATACTGAAAGAGAGCTCGTTCAACAAGAGTCCCTAAGAAAACTTTATGTCGCAATGACTCGAGCTGGACAAAGACTGGCCTTATTTAGTACCGAAAAACTTCCTGAACGGGTACATGAACATGTAGAGGTTTCTGGTGCATCATTAGATTGA
- a CDS encoding ATP-binding protein — MKRSILDKLLKWKHKEQRKPLLIDGARQTGKTYLLQTLLGETFPNVLRIDFLESPEMAEAFADSLTPENILSNLELLTGQRFNPETDLLIFDEIGECPEAVTSLKFFAEKAPTMYVAASGSNIGLLNSFPVGKVEQHNLRPLTFREFLTASQELPLIKAFEQQKNSSAVHTKLFDKLTDYYFTGGMPEAVQAWFSLSDQSILERIEAVNDIHRNLVAGYQRDFGKYSGKVDATLIESVFMNIPSQLASVMDESVKRFKFKGVHERKSRYSDFESAIIWLDKCRLALKNYPIDGTPRSPLAAYRKDNMVKLFLFDVGLLNHMLGINYKEIKQQDYEYKGFIAENFVQQEFVAQGVDPTFSWGDARAEIEFIASDTAGNIIPIEVKSGKRTKARSLESYKQKCAPIKTIKLTGTQGSSPLEKENLVLPLYYSEYVVTQHLENLS, encoded by the coding sequence ATCAAACGTTCAATATTAGATAAGTTATTAAAATGGAAACATAAAGAACAGCGAAAGCCACTTCTTATCGATGGTGCACGTCAAACGGGAAAAACGTATCTATTACAAACCTTGCTGGGTGAAACTTTCCCAAATGTATTACGTATCGATTTTCTCGAATCTCCAGAGATGGCTGAAGCGTTTGCCGATTCATTAACGCCAGAGAATATCCTATCCAACCTTGAGCTTTTGACTGGGCAACGATTCAACCCTGAAACCGATCTCCTTATTTTTGATGAAATTGGAGAATGTCCGGAGGCGGTTACTTCATTAAAGTTCTTTGCAGAAAAAGCCCCGACTATGTATGTGGCCGCAAGTGGTTCTAATATTGGCTTATTGAACTCATTCCCTGTCGGAAAAGTTGAGCAACATAATCTGCGTCCTCTCACTTTTCGAGAGTTTTTAACCGCATCACAAGAACTTCCGTTAATTAAAGCGTTTGAGCAACAGAAAAACTCGAGTGCGGTGCATACCAAGTTATTCGATAAGTTAACCGATTATTACTTTACTGGTGGTATGCCTGAAGCGGTACAAGCTTGGTTTTCTCTTTCGGATCAAAGCATTCTTGAGCGTATCGAAGCAGTAAACGACATTCATCGCAACTTAGTGGCTGGATATCAACGAGATTTCGGCAAATACTCAGGGAAAGTAGATGCCACCTTAATTGAATCGGTATTTATGAACATTCCATCTCAGTTGGCATCGGTGATGGATGAATCTGTAAAGCGTTTCAAATTCAAGGGCGTGCATGAGCGTAAATCCCGCTACAGCGATTTTGAGAGCGCAATTATTTGGTTAGACAAGTGTCGGCTCGCTTTAAAAAATTATCCTATCGACGGAACCCCCCGCAGCCCGCTTGCCGCATATAGAAAAGATAACATGGTGAAGCTCTTCCTATTTGATGTTGGGCTTCTTAATCACATGTTAGGCATCAACTATAAAGAGATTAAGCAGCAAGATTACGAATATAAAGGGTTTATTGCTGAAAACTTTGTGCAGCAAGAATTTGTTGCTCAAGGCGTTGATCCTACATTTTCATGGGGAGACGCCAGAGCAGAAATAGAGTTCATCGCATCCGACACAGCGGGCAATATCATCCCTATTGAAGTCAAAAGCGGCAAAAGAACCAAAGCACGCTCACTTGAGTCGTACAAACAAAAATGCGCTCCGATAAAAACCATTAAGCTAACTGGCACCCAAGGCTCATCACCATTAGAAAAAGAGAATCTTGTTTTGCCTCTTTACTACAGTGAATATGTGGTGACTCAGCACTTAGAAAATTTATCGTAG
- a CDS encoding DEAD/DEAH box helicase family protein, translated as MPTSLLTLDHDILTTGDNDPLLTQLLHAINHASEIEISVSFIRQSGFELIKQALLDALELQPGKPPVKLRILTSDYLGITEPVALRGLLALEGDDVQIKVFETDKQSFHMKSYLFVRTNDQGTITEGSAFIGSNNISRPALTNAHEWTLRYDYQADSDHHTKQQFFNIRKQFNAIFEHPNAKILSDEWIDAYIPRRQQPALKAITTALTEEETTEYLPNSAQEEALAALNTTRLDGFTRGLVVMGTGMGKTFLAAFDAQQMKAKRMLFIAHREEILSQALSTFAKVHPDKSSGYYHGKAKEAEKDLLFASVQTIGKESHLSQFAPDHFDYVVIDEFHHASASTYQNVLNYFEPKFLLGLTATPERTDQANILALCHNNLVFERNLVHGIDEKILVPFHYYGIWDDSVDYQAIPWRNGKFDPEALENQFATQKRAAHIFKHWQIHQQKRTLAFCMSKRHADYMADYFNAHFAQQNKRAIAVYSGSKVLRNEALTQLDNGDIDVIFSVDLFNEGTDLPSIDTVMMLRPTESNIVFLQQLGRGLRRHQDKTHLVVIDFIGNHNSFFSKQSWLGIDIKGAKGGEPIERPAPELGEGTYINIDPQAVDFWQRLARQLRTSAKEDFTDLTAYLGHRPSASEFYIANKEDRFAKVNKQHGSWCELVAEMSDDALLQEVVTEHRDFLFYAVQTTKLQKSFKAILLEAFLSLDGFRTPPTIDALCQRSRKIIDGYPSIKQKDFTGKEAQVAIADTTGVKWQKYWEKNPVHFSMQADKKTNIAWFTQVGDSYQANFTVKEQHVDLLSQLVKELVDYRLVGYLGE; from the coding sequence ATGCCAACGTCACTACTTACTCTCGACCACGACATTCTCACTACGGGTGATAACGATCCGTTATTAACTCAGTTGCTGCACGCCATCAATCACGCGAGCGAAATCGAAATTTCCGTGTCATTTATTCGTCAATCAGGCTTTGAGCTGATCAAGCAGGCGTTGCTAGATGCATTGGAGCTACAACCGGGAAAGCCACCAGTCAAACTGCGCATTCTGACGTCTGATTATCTCGGCATTACCGAACCTGTCGCCCTGCGTGGTTTGCTCGCCCTCGAAGGCGATGATGTGCAAATCAAAGTATTTGAGACGGATAAGCAAAGCTTTCACATGAAATCATATCTGTTTGTGCGCACTAATGATCAAGGCACTATTACTGAAGGCTCGGCTTTTATTGGTTCGAACAACATCAGTCGCCCAGCGCTGACCAATGCCCATGAATGGACGCTACGCTACGACTATCAGGCCGATAGCGACCATCACACCAAGCAGCAGTTCTTTAATATTCGCAAGCAGTTCAATGCAATTTTTGAGCATCCCAATGCCAAGATATTGAGTGATGAATGGATTGACGCCTACATTCCGCGTCGTCAACAACCGGCACTTAAAGCGATTACCACTGCTCTAACCGAAGAAGAAACTACCGAATACTTACCCAATTCAGCACAAGAAGAGGCGCTTGCTGCATTAAATACGACTCGCTTGGATGGGTTTACTCGTGGCTTAGTGGTGATGGGTACAGGCATGGGAAAAACCTTTCTCGCCGCCTTTGATGCTCAGCAGATGAAAGCAAAACGTATGTTGTTTATTGCTCATCGCGAAGAAATTCTTTCCCAAGCATTAAGCACCTTTGCCAAGGTACATCCCGATAAATCATCGGGTTACTATCACGGCAAAGCAAAAGAGGCGGAGAAAGATCTGCTATTTGCTTCAGTGCAAACCATCGGCAAAGAGTCGCATCTGAGTCAGTTCGCGCCAGATCATTTTGATTATGTGGTGATTGATGAATTTCATCACGCCAGCGCATCAACCTATCAAAACGTATTGAACTACTTTGAGCCAAAATTCTTATTGGGTTTAACCGCAACGCCAGAACGAACCGACCAAGCTAACATCTTGGCGCTGTGTCATAACAATTTGGTCTTTGAGCGTAACCTAGTGCATGGCATCGACGAGAAGATTTTGGTGCCATTTCACTACTACGGTATTTGGGATGACAGCGTCGATTACCAAGCCATCCCATGGCGTAACGGTAAGTTTGATCCTGAGGCCTTAGAGAACCAATTCGCCACGCAAAAAAGAGCGGCGCATATCTTCAAGCATTGGCAAATTCACCAGCAGAAACGCACCTTAGCGTTTTGTATGTCGAAACGTCACGCTGACTACATGGCAGACTATTTCAACGCGCATTTTGCTCAGCAAAACAAACGAGCGATTGCAGTCTACAGCGGCTCAAAAGTTCTGCGTAATGAAGCATTAACTCAGCTCGATAATGGCGACATCGACGTTATTTTTTCCGTCGATCTATTTAATGAAGGAACAGACTTACCTTCTATTGATACCGTCATGATGCTGCGCCCTACCGAATCCAATATTGTGTTCTTGCAACAACTTGGTCGTGGTTTACGCCGCCATCAAGATAAAACGCATCTCGTAGTGATCGACTTTATCGGTAACCACAATAGCTTTTTCAGCAAACAAAGCTGGCTAGGCATTGATATTAAAGGAGCAAAAGGTGGCGAGCCGATTGAACGCCCTGCCCCAGAATTAGGCGAAGGCACTTATATCAATATCGACCCGCAAGCCGTGGACTTTTGGCAACGCTTAGCAAGACAACTGCGCACCAGCGCCAAAGAAGATTTTACCGATCTCACTGCCTATTTAGGACACCGCCCGAGCGCATCGGAGTTCTATATCGCCAACAAAGAAGATCGCTTTGCTAAGGTCAATAAACAACACGGCAGTTGGTGTGAATTGGTCGCCGAAATGAGTGACGATGCGTTACTCCAAGAAGTCGTAACTGAACACCGAGATTTTCTTTTCTACGCAGTGCAAACCACCAAATTACAAAAATCATTTAAGGCCATTTTGCTGGAAGCATTTCTGAGCTTAGATGGTTTTCGCACTCCGCCAACAATAGATGCGCTCTGCCAACGCAGCCGAAAAATTATCGACGGTTATCCAAGCATTAAGCAGAAGGACTTTACAGGTAAAGAAGCACAAGTCGCCATTGCCGATACCACGGGCGTTAAATGGCAAAAATACTGGGAGAAAAACCCCGTGCATTTTTCCATGCAAGCCGATAAGAAAACCAACATTGCTTGGTTTACACAAGTGGGTGACAGCTACCAAGCAAACTTTACTGTGAAAGAACAGCATGTGGATTTGTTGAGTCAGTTGGTGAAAGAGTTAGTGGATTATCGGTTGGTTGGGTATTTGGGGGAGTGA
- a CDS encoding class I SAM-dependent methyltransferase, with the protein MNPNYYNQNAQEFFDNTVAVDMSSLYQAFEAHLPKHANVVDAGCGSGRDTGYFLSQGYNVTSFDASKEMVKLASEHTGHAISHSTFIDFQLPPESQHGIWACATLLHIPQHDLEKTFAHLATWLKPNGILYCSFKYGDDEVERGGRRFTNLTESSLKQVISGLELEAKELWVTHDLRAGRADEKWLNAILVK; encoded by the coding sequence ATGAACCCGAACTACTACAACCAAAACGCCCAAGAGTTTTTCGACAACACTGTTGCAGTGGATATGTCTTCGTTATATCAAGCGTTTGAAGCCCATTTACCTAAACACGCTAACGTGGTGGATGCAGGGTGTGGTTCGGGTCGTGATACCGGTTATTTTCTAAGCCAAGGCTACAATGTCACCTCATTTGATGCATCAAAAGAGATGGTTAAACTCGCCAGTGAACACACGGGGCATGCTATCTCACACAGCACCTTTATTGATTTTCAGTTACCACCAGAAAGCCAACATGGTATTTGGGCTTGTGCTACCCTTTTGCATATTCCGCAACATGACTTAGAAAAAACCTTCGCTCATTTAGCCACTTGGCTTAAACCTAACGGCATTCTCTATTGTTCATTTAAATATGGCGACGATGAAGTAGAACGTGGTGGCCGCCGCTTTACCAACCTCACCGAATCCTCGTTAAAACAAGTGATCAGCGGATTGGAATTAGAGGCGAAAGAGCTTTGGGTCACCCATGATCTCAGAGCTGGCAGAGCTGATGAAAAATGGCTGAATGCCATCTTGGTGAAGTAA